From one Anomalospiza imberbis isolate Cuckoo-Finch-1a 21T00152 chromosome 25, ASM3175350v1, whole genome shotgun sequence genomic stretch:
- the LOC137462440 gene encoding cbp/p300-interacting transactivator 3, with translation MAEHMMMPMSHGGAGLQSYRMGVSGLQGPPQHGQHVLRTLPAAAQMMPYGGAGMDGAMRPRPGLSGQMGHHQMQSAMMFNGPGQQQQYMGPVGTQQLMASMHLQKLNTQYQGHPLGMSNGPMGAGAQQYRVGPGQHPGMQHMPSPALTLNVMDTDLIDEEVLTSLVLELGLDRIQELPELFLGQNEFDFISDFVSKQQPSAISC, from the coding sequence ATGGCCGAGCATATGATGATGCCGATGAGCCACGGTGGCGCCGGGCTGCAGAGCTACCGCATGGGGGTGAGCGGGCTGCAGGGACCCCCGCAGCACGGGCAGCATGTGCTGAGGACGCTGCCCGCCGCCGCTCAGATGATGCCCTACGGAGGGGCTGGCATGGACGGTGCCATGAGGCCAAGACCCGGCCTCAGCGGACAGATGGGCCACCACCAGATGCAGAGCGCAATGATGTTCAATGGCCcgggtcagcagcagcagtacaTGGGGCCGGTGGGCACCCAGCAGCTCATGGCCAGCATGCACCTACAGAAACTCAACACCCAGTACCAGGGCCACCCGCTGGGCATGAGCAACGGGCCCATGGGAGCTGGTGCCCAGCAGTACAGAGTGGGGCCGGGCCAGCACCCGGGCATGCAGCACATGCCCTCACCAGCGCTGACATTGAATGTTATGGACACTGATCTTATAGATGAGGAGGTCTTGACATCCCTTGTCCTGGAATTGGGATTGGACCGGATTCAGGAGCTGCCAGAGTTATTCTTGGGACAGAACGAGTTCGACTTCATTTCAGACTTTGTTAGCAAACAGCAACCCAGTGCCATCAGCTGCTGA